A genomic window from Pseudomonas alcaligenes includes:
- a CDS encoding LemA family protein, with translation MQGLGLGLALGLAALVLLAVIYCYNRLVFNRARVAEAWSGIEVQLKRRSSLIPQLVACLKAYMAHERDTLEELVIRRGEAQAHETDGAAGRGPVEGQLSAALQRAFALVEGYPELKADAMFLDLQRNLSEVEEHIQMARRYYNGAVRELNVLVESFPSNLLARAFAFRCAAYFALDDARDGQSPEMEF, from the coding sequence ATGCAGGGGCTGGGACTTGGGTTGGCGCTGGGGCTGGCGGCGCTGGTGCTGCTGGCGGTGATCTATTGCTACAACCGTCTGGTGTTCAACCGCGCACGGGTGGCCGAGGCCTGGAGCGGCATCGAGGTGCAGCTCAAGCGCCGCTCCAGCCTGATTCCGCAGCTGGTCGCCTGTCTCAAGGCGTACATGGCCCATGAGCGAGATACCCTCGAAGAGCTGGTCATCCGGCGTGGCGAAGCGCAGGCCCACGAGACCGATGGCGCCGCCGGCCGCGGTCCGGTCGAAGGCCAGCTATCGGCAGCCCTGCAGCGCGCCTTCGCCCTGGTCGAGGGCTACCCGGAGCTCAAGGCCGATGCGATGTTCCTCGACCTGCAGCGCAACCTCAGCGAGGTCGAGGAACATATCCAGATGGCTCGGCGTTACTACAACGGCGCCGTGCGCGAGCTCAACGTGCTGGTCGAATCCTTTCCCAGCAATCTGCTGGCGCGCGCCTTCGCGTTCCGCTGCGCCGCCTATTTCGCCCTGGACGACGCCCGCGACGGGCAATCACCGGAAATGGAGTTCTGA
- a CDS encoding DUF3617 domain-containing protein, with the protein MFTTPRAMLLGLCLLPALAGAEPRAGLWEFTSQMQQDGQAMPDMQQMLEQLQKLPPEQRQMMEQMLAQQGVKLGGGGVQLCLSEASAKARDIPLQDPDSGCTQEITERSAEVWKFRFKCPNGEGEGETRFDGDTAFTTTLNGVYDGQQSSMHSQARWLGADCGGLPAR; encoded by the coding sequence ATGTTCACTACACCGCGCGCCATGTTGCTGGGACTCTGTCTGCTGCCAGCCCTGGCCGGCGCCGAGCCGCGTGCCGGCCTGTGGGAATTCACCAGCCAGATGCAGCAGGACGGCCAGGCCATGCCGGACATGCAGCAGATGCTCGAGCAATTGCAGAAGCTGCCGCCCGAGCAGCGCCAGATGATGGAACAGATGTTGGCTCAGCAGGGCGTCAAGCTGGGCGGCGGCGGGGTGCAGCTGTGCCTCAGCGAGGCGAGCGCCAAGGCCCGCGACATCCCCCTGCAGGACCCCGATTCGGGTTGTACCCAGGAGATCACCGAGCGTAGCGCCGAGGTGTGGAAGTTCCGCTTCAAGTGCCCCAATGGCGAGGGCGAAGGCGAGACCCGTTTCGACGGCGATACGGCCTTCACCACCACGCTCAACGGCGTCTACGACGGCCAGCAGAGCAGCATGCACAGCCAGGCGCGCTGGCTCGGCGCGGACTGCGGCGGGCTGCCCGCCCGCTGA
- the tssC gene encoding type VI secretion system contractile sheath large subunit yields MSTSAVVESTRNVAEAGILDRIIAETRLTPDDEAYDIAKRGVSAFIEELLKPHNQNEPVKKAMVDRMIAEIDAKLSRQMDEILHHADFQALESSWRGLKLLVDRTDFRENTKLEILNASKQDLLDDFEDSPEITQSGLYKHIYTAEYGQFGGQPVGAIVANYFFDPSSPDIKCLQHVASVACMAHAPFIAAAGPKFFGLESFTGLPNLKDLKDHFEGPQFAKWQSFREREDARYVGLTLPRFLLRNPYDPEENPVKTFVYKENVAGNHEHYLWGNTAYTFASKLTDSFAKFRWCPNIIGPQSGGAVEDLPLHHFESMGEIETKIPTEVLVSDRREYELAEEGFIALTMRKGSDNAAFFSANSTQKPKFFGISEEGKTAELNYKLGTQLPYLFIVNRLAHYLKVLQREQIGAWKERTDLELELNKWIRQFVADQENPSSEVRSRRPLRAAQVIVSDVEGEPGWYRVSLNVRPHFKYMGADFTLSLVGKLDKE; encoded by the coding sequence ATGAGCACCAGTGCAGTAGTGGAAAGCACCCGGAATGTCGCCGAAGCCGGCATTCTCGACCGCATCATCGCGGAAACCCGCCTGACCCCGGACGACGAGGCCTATGACATCGCCAAGCGTGGCGTATCCGCCTTCATCGAAGAACTGCTGAAGCCGCACAACCAGAACGAGCCGGTGAAGAAGGCCATGGTCGACCGCATGATCGCGGAGATCGACGCCAAGCTCAGCCGGCAGATGGACGAGATCCTCCACCACGCCGACTTCCAGGCCCTGGAATCGTCCTGGCGCGGCCTCAAGCTGCTGGTCGACCGCACCGATTTCCGCGAGAACACCAAGCTGGAGATCCTCAACGCCTCCAAGCAGGACCTGCTGGATGACTTCGAGGACAGCCCGGAAATCACCCAGTCCGGCCTGTACAAGCACATCTACACCGCCGAATACGGCCAGTTCGGCGGCCAGCCGGTAGGCGCCATCGTCGCCAACTACTTCTTCGACCCCAGCTCGCCGGACATCAAGTGCCTGCAGCATGTGGCCTCGGTCGCCTGCATGGCACACGCCCCGTTCATCGCCGCCGCCGGCCCGAAATTCTTCGGCCTGGAGAGCTTCACCGGCCTGCCCAACCTGAAGGACCTCAAGGATCACTTCGAGGGCCCGCAATTCGCCAAGTGGCAGAGCTTCCGCGAGCGTGAAGACGCGCGCTACGTCGGCCTGACCCTGCCGCGCTTCCTGCTGCGCAACCCCTACGATCCGGAAGAGAACCCGGTGAAGACCTTCGTCTACAAGGAGAACGTCGCCGGCAACCACGAGCACTACCTGTGGGGCAACACCGCCTACACCTTCGCCTCCAAGCTGACCGACAGCTTCGCCAAGTTCCGCTGGTGCCCGAACATCATCGGCCCGCAGAGCGGTGGCGCGGTGGAAGACCTGCCGCTGCACCACTTCGAGAGCATGGGCGAGATCGAGACCAAGATCCCCACCGAAGTGCTGGTCTCCGACCGTCGCGAGTACGAGCTGGCCGAGGAAGGCTTTATCGCCCTGACCATGCGCAAGGGTAGCGACAACGCCGCGTTCTTCTCCGCCAACTCGACGCAGAAGCCGAAGTTCTTCGGCATCAGCGAGGAAGGCAAGACCGCCGAGCTGAACTACAAGCTCGGCACCCAGCTGCCCTACCTGTTCATCGTCAACCGCCTGGCCCACTACCTGAAGGTGCTGCAGCGCGAGCAGATCGGCGCCTGGAAAGAGCGCACCGACCTCGAGCTGGAGTTGAACAAGTGGATCCGCCAGTTCGTCGCCGACCAGGAGAACCCCAGCTCGGAAGTCCGCAGCCGCCGTCCGCTGCGCGCCGCCCAGGTGATCGTCAGCGACGTGGAAGGCGAGCCGGGCTGGTACCGCGTCAGCCTCAACGTGCGCCCGCACTTCAAGTACATGGGTGCCGATTTCACCCTGTCCCTGGTCGGCAAGCTGGACAAGGAGTAA
- a CDS encoding PAAR domain-containing protein: MSGKPAARLGDPTACPVPGHGTNPIAVGSPNVLFDSLPAARQGDASACGGALSGNVIPTVLINGKPATTIGTVGNHGNVVVAGSGTVLIGVSGGGAAFTAPQPVTFAGVFDEHFVVLDAQTGAPLADQAYRLETASGQVISGVTDSQGKTERISSSRAEGVTLTLEPQTALVIA, translated from the coding sequence ATGTCCGGTAAACCCGCCGCCCGCCTGGGCGACCCCACCGCCTGCCCGGTTCCCGGCCACGGCACTAACCCCATCGCCGTCGGCTCGCCCAACGTGCTGTTCGACAGCCTGCCGGCGGCCCGCCAGGGCGATGCCTCGGCCTGCGGCGGCGCGCTGTCCGGCAACGTGATCCCGACCGTGCTGATCAACGGCAAGCCGGCGACCACCATCGGCACCGTGGGTAATCACGGCAATGTGGTGGTGGCGGGGTCGGGGACGGTGTTGATTGGGGTCAGTGGAGGAGGTGCGGCCTTTACGGCGCCGCAGCCGGTGACCTTTGCTGGTGTGTTCGACGAGCACTTCGTTGTGCTGGATGCTCAGACCGGCGCTCCCCTTGCCGATCAGGCCTATCGCCTGGAAACCGCCTCCGGTCAGGTCATCTCGGGGGTCACCGACAGCCAGGGCAAAACCGAGCGCATCAGTTCATCCCGAGCGGAGGGCGTCACCCTGACCCTTGAGCCACAGACCGCGCTCGTGATCGCCTGA
- the tssA gene encoding type VI secretion system protein TssA: MTTLSPLAEHYLQLAKNPINDGDFAGADMRYSGEFEALEGELEKAAALHQTEAIDWQKIRDLSEALLRHHSKDLRAACWMTWALYQREGLAGLQAGLGLLHLLCGERWDELHPRKDRTRAAALAWLTPRLEKALAEDIPVAAQLPLFRSLAELLRGLETCLAQRLGEEAPLLLPLCRRLDEQINRASQGQSEPGMVGAAIAQVKQAAAQVINPSAPLDNERDAHKSLRALQDGARPLCAWWLKQKASDLRALRLSRTLLWLPIDGLPQANAEQITTLRGLPADKLASFAERFAAGQYADLLVEVEASIARAPFWLDGQRLAWECLQELGAEAAMVEVEMQLALFLQRVPGLEELRYHDGAPFADAETRAWIGASVLPHLQAPSAEPTVQVSAGGELPAWELALQAALPRLRKDGLKPAVQQLKQGMAQAQGGRARFFWQLALARLCSAAKKHELAKTQLESLDQTLQASGLGEWEPDLALEVLRLLHNCYELLPQNHAIRERKEEIHRRLCHLDLEVVLD; this comes from the coding sequence ATGACTACACTTTCACCCTTGGCTGAGCATTATCTGCAACTGGCGAAAAACCCAATTAATGACGGGGATTTCGCCGGGGCCGACATGCGCTATTCCGGCGAGTTCGAGGCCCTCGAAGGCGAGCTGGAAAAAGCCGCCGCCCTGCACCAGACCGAGGCCATCGACTGGCAGAAGATCCGCGACCTGAGCGAGGCGCTGCTGCGTCATCACTCCAAGGATCTGCGCGCCGCCTGCTGGATGACCTGGGCGCTGTACCAGCGCGAGGGACTCGCCGGCCTGCAGGCCGGCCTCGGCCTGCTCCACCTGCTGTGTGGCGAGCGCTGGGACGAGCTGCACCCGCGCAAGGACCGCACCCGCGCCGCCGCCCTGGCCTGGCTCACCCCGCGCCTGGAAAAAGCCCTGGCCGAGGACATCCCGGTGGCCGCGCAGCTGCCGCTGTTCCGCTCCCTGGCCGAGCTGCTGCGCGGCCTGGAGACCTGCCTGGCGCAGCGCCTGGGCGAGGAGGCGCCACTGCTGCTGCCGCTGTGCCGCCGCCTGGACGAGCAGATCAACCGTGCCAGCCAGGGCCAGAGCGAGCCCGGGATGGTCGGCGCGGCCATCGCCCAGGTCAAACAGGCCGCCGCCCAGGTGATCAACCCCAGCGCCCCGCTGGACAACGAGCGCGACGCGCACAAGTCGCTGCGCGCCCTGCAGGACGGCGCCCGGCCGCTGTGTGCCTGGTGGCTGAAGCAGAAGGCCAGCGACCTGCGCGCCCTGCGCCTGTCCCGCACCCTGCTGTGGCTGCCGATCGATGGCCTGCCGCAGGCCAATGCCGAACAGATCACCACCCTGCGCGGCCTGCCCGCCGACAAGCTGGCCAGCTTCGCCGAGCGCTTCGCCGCCGGCCAGTACGCCGACCTGCTGGTGGAAGTGGAAGCCAGCATCGCCCGCGCGCCCTTCTGGCTGGATGGCCAGCGCCTGGCCTGGGAATGCCTGCAGGAACTCGGCGCCGAGGCCGCCATGGTCGAAGTGGAGATGCAGCTGGCGCTGTTCCTCCAGCGCGTACCCGGCCTGGAAGAACTGCGCTACCACGACGGCGCGCCCTTCGCCGATGCCGAGACCCGCGCCTGGATCGGCGCCAGCGTGCTGCCGCACCTGCAGGCGCCGAGCGCCGAACCGACCGTACAGGTCAGCGCCGGCGGCGAACTGCCGGCCTGGGAACTGGCCCTGCAGGCGGCCCTGCCGCGCCTGCGCAAGGATGGCCTGAAGCCCGCCGTGCAGCAGCTCAAGCAGGGCATGGCCCAGGCCCAGGGCGGCCGCGCGCGGTTCTTCTGGCAGCTCGCCCTGGCGCGCCTGTGCAGCGCGGCGAAGAAGCACGAACTGGCCAAGACCCAACTCGAATCCCTCGACCAGACGCTGCAGGCCTCCGGCCTCGGCGAGTGGGAACCCGATCTCGCCCTGGAAGTGCTGCGTCTGCTGCACAACTGCTACGAGCTGCTGCCGCAGAACCACGCGATCCGCGAGCGCAAGGAAGAGATCCACCGCAGGCTGTGCCACCTCGATCTCGAAGTGGTGCTGGATTGA
- a CDS encoding carboxypeptidase-like regulatory domain-containing protein, whose translation MQSSCVPYPHSVTRNPAIEGRVLSAETGQAVADARIELDIGSDESWRYETISDTEGRFAFAEHRDYRLFALLADAPRCGTTLSVSAAGYHTRHCTWMSRYWCSSVPVQLPRLTLQPVHIAVSDEQGTDLWSCLESAKEQAH comes from the coding sequence ATGCAAAGTTCCTGCGTCCCCTACCCCCACTCGGTGACCCGCAACCCGGCCATCGAGGGCCGAGTGCTGTCCGCCGAAACAGGGCAGGCAGTGGCGGACGCCAGGATTGAGCTGGATATCGGCAGCGACGAATCCTGGCGCTACGAAACCATCAGCGACACCGAGGGCCGTTTCGCCTTCGCCGAACACCGTGACTATCGCCTGTTCGCCCTGCTGGCCGATGCGCCGCGCTGTGGAACCACGCTGTCGGTCAGCGCCGCCGGCTACCACACCCGTCACTGCACTTGGATGAGTAGGTACTGGTGCTCATCGGTACCGGTGCAATTGCCTCGACTGACGCTGCAACCAGTCCATATCGCCGTCTCTGACGAACAAGGGACTGATCTCTGGAGCTGTCTCGAATCGGCCAAGGAGCAGGCCCACTAA
- the tssG gene encoding type VI secretion system baseplate subunit TssG, producing the protein MDAAHGAAAPALSKLSSGIREYSLFQGVLRVLDRLRAAHPELDEEALYERLEFQANPSLGFPGSDTDRLEFFEEHGELRARLRINLVGLFGAGSPLPAFYSEQALGDGPDGNTTRDFLDLFNDRLQRLLLPIWRKYRYYAHYESGARDLFSARLFALIGLGGERLRAAEDLNWRRLLPYLGLLSLRAHSAALVESVLRYYFKHADLRIEQCVERRVEIIAEQRNRLGLANSQLGESLVLGDSVRDRGGKFRIHIRQLSWARFHEFLPIGNGYQPLCALVRFTLRDPLDYDIRLALRHEEIRELRIGQDNVCHLGWTSWLGHEQADGVVTIGSKTH; encoded by the coding sequence ATGGACGCCGCGCATGGGGCAGCAGCCCCTGCTCTGAGCAAACTCAGCTCCGGCATCCGCGAGTACAGCCTGTTCCAGGGCGTGCTGCGGGTGCTGGACCGCCTGCGCGCCGCCCATCCCGAGCTGGATGAGGAGGCGCTGTACGAGCGCCTGGAATTCCAGGCCAACCCCAGCCTGGGCTTCCCTGGCAGCGACACCGATCGCCTGGAGTTCTTCGAGGAGCACGGCGAGCTGCGCGCGCGCCTGCGCATCAACCTGGTCGGCCTGTTCGGCGCCGGCTCGCCACTGCCGGCCTTCTACAGCGAGCAGGCTCTGGGCGACGGCCCGGACGGCAACACCACTCGAGACTTCCTCGACCTGTTCAACGACCGCCTGCAGCGCCTGCTCCTGCCGATCTGGCGCAAGTACCGCTACTACGCGCACTACGAAAGCGGCGCCCGTGACCTGTTCTCCGCGCGCCTGTTCGCTCTGATCGGCCTCGGCGGCGAGCGCCTGCGCGCCGCCGAGGACCTCAACTGGCGGCGCCTGCTGCCCTACCTCGGCTTGCTCAGCCTGCGCGCCCACTCGGCGGCGCTGGTCGAGTCGGTGCTGCGCTACTACTTCAAGCACGCCGACCTGCGCATCGAGCAATGCGTCGAGCGCCGCGTCGAGATCATCGCCGAGCAGCGCAACCGCCTCGGCCTGGCCAACAGCCAGCTGGGCGAAAGCCTGGTGCTGGGCGACTCGGTGCGCGACCGCGGCGGCAAGTTCCGCATCCATATCCGTCAGCTGAGCTGGGCGCGCTTCCACGAATTCCTGCCGATCGGCAACGGCTACCAGCCGCTCTGCGCGCTGGTGCGCTTCACCCTGCGCGACCCGCTCGACTACGACATCCGCCTGGCCCTGCGCCACGAGGAAATCCGCGAGCTGCGCATCGGCCAGGACAACGTCTGCCACCTCGGCTGGACCTCCTGGCTCGGCCACGAACAGGCCGATGGTGTCGTCACCATCGGCAGCAAGACTCATTAA
- a CDS encoding DUF6402 family protein, with amino-acid sequence MLLAPIVSQLTPSKQTEGKKAPVETFKITDIPTVMDGLGWSQGARLMRKWFNNPAYEMPAAVKVGNVSPSTLSGQQLLTDLPFEWLFSSSRRIQDRVESLVSDLQEVREFNGLIGRTKSPLTQLSNGLVVFMNRLKRIGHLDENSCTLHNASEDFSGLSAIQLEETSQFNLIRIGATLWEKATDDLDDVYGALGSFVIKVAATKFRTYASDHGFPAIEIEEIGLYVRDTYDFLNIDGDQLLGYWNRPGVIRPGPIEAISSPEHIDRSGSRYFKVTNGAFNKYRQLKNKGGDFLVFSTVKLYPVSISVHLSKPDFKEFTNRKQGY; translated from the coding sequence ATGCTGCTGGCTCCCATCGTTTCCCAATTGACCCCGTCCAAGCAGACCGAGGGCAAAAAGGCACCTGTCGAGACGTTCAAGATTACCGACATTCCCACGGTGATGGATGGGCTCGGCTGGTCCCAAGGCGCCCGCTTAATGCGCAAGTGGTTCAACAACCCAGCCTATGAGATGCCCGCCGCAGTTAAGGTAGGCAATGTATCACCTAGCACTCTTAGTGGGCAGCAACTACTAACCGACTTGCCCTTCGAATGGCTGTTCAGTTCCTCTAGGCGCATACAAGACCGCGTGGAGAGTCTAGTGTCCGATCTCCAAGAGGTTCGTGAATTCAATGGATTGATAGGGAGAACCAAGTCACCGCTGACACAGCTTTCCAACGGTCTTGTAGTTTTCATGAACCGTCTGAAACGCATAGGACACCTGGATGAAAATTCCTGCACGCTGCACAACGCCTCTGAAGACTTCAGTGGCTTGTCAGCTATTCAGCTCGAAGAAACTTCTCAATTCAATCTAATTCGAATTGGCGCCACCCTCTGGGAAAAGGCAACAGACGATCTTGATGATGTATACGGCGCCCTTGGCAGTTTCGTCATCAAGGTTGCCGCCACAAAATTCAGAACCTACGCCAGTGATCATGGTTTCCCTGCAATAGAAATAGAAGAAATTGGTCTCTATGTACGAGACACCTATGACTTCCTCAACATCGACGGCGACCAGCTTCTTGGCTACTGGAATCGGCCTGGCGTAATTCGCCCAGGCCCTATCGAAGCCATTTCCTCTCCAGAGCACATCGATAGAAGCGGAAGTCGCTATTTCAAGGTCACCAATGGTGCTTTCAATAAATATCGTCAGCTGAAAAATAAGGGCGGTGACTTTCTCGTCTTCTCTACGGTAAAGCTCTACCCCGTATCGATTTCAGTACACCTCAGTAAGCCAGACTTTAAGGAATTCACAAATCGGAAGCAGGGGTACTAA
- the tssF gene encoding type VI secretion system baseplate subunit TssF → MSFNHHYQSELSALRQLGKRFSERSPALAPFLGQAGRDPDVERLLEGFAFLTGRLRQKLDDELPELTHSLMHLLWPNYMRPLPAFSMLQFDPLKRPGPALAVPRHTPVEARAIEGVTCRFRTAYASEVLPLALNGLDYSVKGDGALLSLRLGMSADGHLGEIGLSALRLHLAGERYIAQLLYLGLLRHLGGLQLVLLDGEGQPLTGEQGLPLPAIGLPASQVEAVGFSEDHALIPYPHNTFRGYRHLQEYFAFQDKFLFVELKGLDALQRQPAEVLERARGLELRFDIRKTGLQRIRPTLDNVRLYCTPVVNLFAHDAIPIRLDGKQDQYLLLPAELDPRHCGVFSVDRVTGWKPGGMGYEEYVPFESFEHDISFDQPRARPHYSVRQQPSLLGDGLETWLSFGARNGDAQETLSIELTCTNQSLARQLKPGDICLPSEDTPEFLSFRNIGTVTPSYAPPLHRDYLWKLISNMSLNYLSLADVEALKVILETYDLPRHYDQHALKVSQRMLGGLKRIAHQHVDRLHRGLPIRGVRTELTMDQDGYLGEGDLFLFASVLNEFFALYASLNSYHELRVQSTQGEVYQWTPRMGQQPLL, encoded by the coding sequence ATGTCCTTCAACCACCACTACCAGAGCGAACTCTCCGCCCTGCGCCAACTGGGTAAGCGCTTCTCCGAGCGCAGCCCGGCGCTGGCGCCGTTCCTCGGCCAGGCCGGGCGCGATCCGGATGTCGAGCGTCTGCTGGAAGGCTTCGCCTTCCTTACCGGGCGCCTGCGGCAGAAGCTCGACGACGAGCTGCCGGAGCTGACCCATTCGCTGATGCACCTGCTGTGGCCCAACTACATGCGCCCGCTGCCGGCCTTCAGCATGTTGCAGTTCGACCCGCTCAAGCGCCCCGGTCCAGCCCTTGCGGTGCCGCGCCACACGCCGGTGGAGGCCAGGGCCATCGAGGGCGTGACCTGCCGCTTCCGCACCGCCTATGCCTCGGAAGTGCTGCCGCTGGCGCTGAACGGCCTGGACTATTCGGTGAAGGGCGATGGCGCGTTGCTCAGTCTGCGTCTGGGCATGAGCGCCGACGGCCATCTCGGCGAGATCGGCCTGAGCGCCCTGCGCCTGCACCTGGCCGGCGAGCGCTATATCGCCCAGTTGCTCTACCTCGGCCTGTTGCGCCACCTCGGCGGTCTGCAGCTGGTCCTGCTGGATGGCGAAGGTCAGCCGTTGACCGGCGAGCAGGGCCTGCCGCTGCCGGCCATCGGCCTGCCGGCGAGCCAGGTCGAGGCGGTCGGTTTCAGCGAAGACCACGCGCTGATTCCCTACCCGCACAACACCTTCCGCGGCTATCGCCACCTGCAGGAATACTTCGCCTTCCAGGACAAGTTCCTGTTCGTCGAGCTCAAGGGGCTGGATGCACTGCAGCGCCAGCCGGCCGAAGTGCTGGAGCGTGCCCGCGGCCTGGAACTGCGCTTCGATATCCGCAAGACCGGCCTGCAGCGCATCCGCCCGACCCTGGACAACGTGCGCCTGTACTGCACGCCGGTGGTCAACCTGTTCGCCCACGACGCCATCCCGATCCGCCTGGACGGCAAGCAGGACCAGTACCTGCTGCTGCCGGCCGAGCTCGACCCGCGGCACTGCGGGGTGTTCTCGGTGGACCGGGTGACCGGCTGGAAACCGGGCGGCATGGGCTACGAGGAATACGTGCCGTTCGAGTCGTTCGAGCACGACATCAGCTTCGACCAGCCGCGCGCGCGCCCGCACTACAGCGTGCGCCAGCAGCCGTCGCTGCTCGGCGACGGCCTGGAAACCTGGCTGAGCTTCGGCGCGCGCAACGGCGATGCGCAGGAGACCCTGTCGATCGAGCTGACCTGCACCAACCAGAGCCTGGCGCGCCAGCTCAAGCCGGGCGACATCTGCCTGCCCAGCGAGGACACCCCGGAGTTCCTCAGCTTCCGCAATATCGGCACGGTGACGCCGAGCTATGCGCCGCCGCTGCACCGCGACTACCTGTGGAAGCTGATCTCCAACATGTCGCTGAACTACCTGTCGCTGGCCGACGTCGAGGCGCTCAAGGTCATCCTGGAGACCTACGACCTGCCGCGCCACTACGACCAGCACGCGCTCAAGGTCAGCCAGCGCATGCTCGGCGGCCTGAAGAGGATCGCCCACCAGCACGTCGACCGCCTGCATCGCGGCCTGCCGATTCGCGGCGTGCGCACCGAACTGACCATGGACCAGGACGGCTACCTGGGCGAAGGGGACCTGTTCCTGTTCGCCTCGGTACTCAATGAATTCTTCGCCCTCTACGCCAGCCTCAACAGCTACCACGAGCTGCGCGTACAGAGCACACAGGGAGAGGTGTACCAATGGACGCCGCGCATGGGGCAGCAGCCCCTGCTCTGA
- the tssB gene encoding type VI secretion system contractile sheath small subunit, whose protein sequence is MAKEGSVAPKERINVTFKPATGGAQEEIELPLKLMVLGDFTQRADDRKIEDRKPISIDKNNFDEVLGKQELSLTFAVPNRLQDEETDDELPVQLRINSMKDFNPAAVVDQVPELKKLMELRDALVALKGPLGNAPAFRKAIESVLSDDDSRDRVLGELGLAAQAQQDA, encoded by the coding sequence ATGGCCAAAGAAGGCTCGGTAGCCCCCAAGGAACGCATCAACGTCACCTTCAAACCGGCGACCGGTGGTGCTCAGGAAGAGATCGAACTGCCCCTCAAGTTGATGGTTCTGGGTGATTTCACCCAGCGCGCCGACGACCGCAAGATCGAGGACCGCAAGCCGATCAGCATCGACAAGAACAACTTCGACGAAGTGCTGGGCAAGCAGGAGCTGAGCCTGACCTTCGCCGTGCCCAACCGCCTGCAGGACGAAGAAACCGACGACGAGCTGCCGGTGCAGCTGCGCATCAACTCGATGAAGGACTTCAACCCGGCCGCCGTGGTCGACCAGGTCCCCGAGCTGAAGAAGCTGATGGAACTGCGCGACGCCCTGGTCGCCCTGAAAGGCCCGCTGGGCAACGCCCCGGCCTTCCGCAAGGCGATCGAAAGCGTCCTCTCCGACGACGACTCCCGTGACCGCGTACTGGGTGAACTGGGCCTCGCCGCCCAAGCCCAGCAAGACGCCTGA
- the tssE gene encoding type VI secretion system baseplate subunit TssE, whose translation MAYGSLFERLGGDTVGRARLDHEVAVMASVAAHLAKMLSTRAGSVQTLPDYGLPDLNDMRLSLHDALQQARMAIERFIEQYEPRLKQVRVISLPREHDPLSLNFAIEGLLQVEGIKRQVSFAAQLDGSGQVKVR comes from the coding sequence GTGGCCTACGGCAGCCTGTTCGAGCGCCTCGGCGGTGACACCGTCGGCCGCGCCCGCCTCGACCACGAGGTGGCCGTGATGGCCTCGGTGGCTGCCCATCTGGCCAAGATGCTCAGCACCCGGGCGGGCAGCGTGCAGACGCTGCCCGACTACGGGTTGCCCGATCTCAACGACATGCGCCTGTCGCTGCACGACGCGTTGCAGCAGGCACGCATGGCGATCGAACGCTTCATCGAACAATACGAGCCGCGCCTGAAACAGGTGCGGGTCATTTCCCTGCCGCGCGAGCACGACCCCCTCAGCCTCAACTTCGCCATCGAAGGGCTGCTGCAGGTCGAGGGCATCAAGCGCCAGGTCAGTTTCGCCGCGCAGCTGGATGGCAGCGGGCAAGTGAAGGTCAGGTAA